Part of the Leptospira sp. GIMC2001 genome, CTTTATCAACTCCATAAAAAGGACTTAAAATACTCATGCAACAAATTATAAAAATACCGATTCCAGCTTCCATCGTTCAATCCCTTTTCTAGAAAAAATATAATCCAATATTCCAAATTTTGAATGTGAAAATTTCTTTCTCTATGTTTGTAGCTTTTCCCATTCCTCTAAAGAATTGTTGATTATAAGATTCAAATTTTCTATTTCTTTCGAAAATTCAAGAAGTTTACTTGGGTTCGAAGTATGTTCGATCATCTGTGATTCAATTTCCGATTTTTTTGTTTCAGAATTTGCGATCAGTTTTTCCAACTCTTTGATTTTTCTTTCCACTTTATAACTCAATTTGGGTTTATCTTTGACAGCCTGCGATTGCGCGCTGGTTTTAGAATCGGATTGAGATAGATTGGATGGATTTTTGCCATCGAAATTTTCTGAACTTGATTTTGCCAAATTACCAGAAGTCACTGATTTCGGATTGCCATGCGATCCATTTTTGTCCGACGCATCATCATTGTTTGATTCATCTTTCGAAATTGAGTTCAATGAACCCGAGCCAGAAGAAATACTGTCCTTAGATTTGGATTTTTTGCTTTCATCTAAATATTCAGAATAGGAAAGATGGGATTGAATCAACTCACCTTTTTCTCCAAAAACAAGAAGTGAATTGGCGATCCGATCCATAAAATATCTATCATGGGAAACCAGTATAACACATCCAGGAAAATCAATTAAAAATTCTTCCAATACACTCAATGTTTGAATATCCAAATCGTTAGTCGGCTCATCTAACAAAAGAAAGTTGGGGTTCTTCATGAGAATCTCAACCAAATACAATCGTCTTTTCTCACCACCGGATAATTTTTCGATTGGTGAATATTGAATCTCACCTGGAAAAAGGAATCGCTCAAGTAATTTAGAAGCGGTAATTTTGGTTCCGTCTTCGAGTGTTATGGAATCGCCAGATTTTTTCTTGATATAGTCAACGACCTTCATGGTCGGATCTAACTCAGCTGACATTTGATCAAAATATCCGAATATAGTATTGATCCCTGGTTTGATAGATCCGCTATCTGGTTCGATTCTTCCAGCTATAAGATTGAGGAAGGTCGATTTGCCCGAACCATTTGGCCCAACGATTCCAAGGCGTTCACTTTTCTTAAAATGATAGGTAAAAGAACTTAGAATACTTCTTTCAGCAAAGGCTTTTGTAAGATTTTTTACTTCAAGAATTGTCTTACCTTGACGTGATGCAATAGAACCCAATTCCAATTTTTTATCAACTGCGTATTTTTCGCGGTTATCAATTTCTTCATATCTTTGTATTCTTGCTTTTTGCTTGGTTCCGCGAGCTTTCGGTTGTCTTCTCAACCATTCAATTTCTTTTCGAAGAAAGCTTTTTGCTTTTTCTTCCAATCTTTCTTCTACTTCGCGGATTTCGTTTTTCTTTTCTAGATAATCACCATATTTACCATCGAAGACTCGGATTTTCTTGCGATCAATTTCAACGATTTTATCGACGACTCGGTCAAGAAAATACCTATCATGAGTAATGATAAGTATTGCCTTATCTGTTTCCAAGAGATAGTTTTCCAACCACAGAATCGTCTCGACATCCAAATGGTTTGTTGGCTCATCTAATACAAGTAAGTTGCTATCTTCGAGGATCAACTTGACAATTTCAACCTTTTTGCGCATTCCTCCAGAAAGCTCGCTCATCTTCTTGTCGAGATCGTCAATTCCTAACTCTTTCAACATAGATTGGAAATTGGTTTCCGTCTCCCATGCGTTCATTCTGTCCATTTCTGCCATGGCGTCATTGAATTTCGACTCAGCGGATTCGGAATGGTCATGCTCTAATGCTTCACATGCGATCTCATAATTGCGAATAGCAGCAAACAATCGGTTGTCAGTTTTTAGGATATGATCTTGAATGCTTTCCGTTGGCACATAAGGTGGATCTTGGAGTAGGGCAGCAATTTTTAGTTCTTTGTTTCGAACAATTTGCCCTTTATCAATTTCTTCTTTGCCGAGTAGGATACGAAGGAATGTAGATTTACCCGAACCATTGGTTCCTATAATCGCCATTTTCTCACCTTCGGAGATTCCGAGGTTTACGTCAGTGAATAGAGTTTTAGGGCCAATGGATTTTGTAACGGATTGCGCAGATAATAGGATCATTTATAAATTTTTTTTCTTAAGCTTTGTCGATTGATTCGAATTTTTTGTTTTTTGAGATTTGGATTGAGAACTAGATTTGGTTGATTGATCAGATGCCGTCTCCGATTTGTTAGTTGCTTGATTGGCTTGGTGAGAAGTTTGGTTACGGAGTGTATCATTGGATGCTATAAGGCTTGTGATCTGTTCCAAAATTCCCGATTTTTTTACAGCAGTTAGAATTCTGGATCCAATTCTCAGTGAATGTTGGACATCTTGAAGCTCGATTTTCATTTCAAGCTTTCGAACCTCAAGTAACATCCTTAGCTCTTCGAGATTCATATCCTTTGGGGCTTTCGGTAAGGGCATTAGAACTTTCCTAATAGGAATCTCAGGAAAAGAAAGGATACCAAAAGAAATGAAAAACCAGTAGCAAGCGATGCTTGTATTGGACTAAGCGCTCCAAATTTTTCATAACTGAGATAAATGCTCTGAGAAATGTAAGCAAGTCCTATGCAAATTGTAAAAAAAGCTAAGACAAACCAGATTCCTTTGATGATCAGTTTTGTTAGAAAAATTTCTGTATGCTTTTGCGCATACAAGAGTAGAGCATCCAGATAATCGATGACTTTTTCAAGTAATCTTTCTAGAGAACCCTTTATCCCTTTTGATTTTGTTTTATTAGCTGCTTTATTTGTTTCCGTTGCCATTGAGCTTGCGATTAATCACGGCGCATCAATGCAGAGAGGATAATTCCTACTCCAACACCGATTCCTAATCCCCATAGCACTGCCTTCTTCGGATGTTCTTCTACGTATTCTTCAACATGATCAACAAATTCCTTAGCACGAACAGATGCTTCACCACCAATGAGTCTTGCCATGTCCCGAACATCGTTTACGTTCTCAAGATATTTCTCTCTTGCTTTATCTTTTAATTCTTTTGCTTTATTTTTATAATTCTTTATTTCTTGTTCAAGACTAGTTGCTGTTTTTTCCATGATCCCTCCGATCTCGCCTAACGGAAATTAATCCGGTATGATGATATTGTCGTAATTGTCCGAGAATCTATATCCTATGCCCCAGATTGTTTCAATCCATTCTGGTTGTGCAGAATTTTTTTCTAATTTAGAACGTATTCTCTTGATATGACTATCAATCATTCTTTCAAATCCATCCCATTCTACACCCCAGACCGATTCCAAAATCATTTCGCGACTGAAGACTTTGCCTGGTGAACTCGCAAGCAATTGTAAAATATCAAATTCTTTACGTGAAATATTAATGATGTTCTCGTTCAAAGTTACGCGACGTCGAATCGGATCTATCTTAAGAGCTCCACGAATGATTTCGCCACCGGATCCAATATTGGGTTTGATTCCAATCTTCTTATCCCATCTGCGAAAGAATACATCAACTCTGGTTTTCAATTCACGAACGGAAAAAGGTTTGGTGATATAATCATCCGCTCCCAATTCCAATCCCATGATGCGGTCAATTTCTTCTGTTCTTGCAGATAGTATAAATATGGGAGTAGATTCATCTGTCTTTCGAATGCTTCGACAGACATCCATTCCATCGAGATCAGGAAGACTAAGATCCAAAATGATTAGATCGGGATGACTTACTTTATAATGCTTCAGTCCTTCTTCACCAGTCGACTGAATGACAGTTGTGTAATGAGAGGAATCAAGCGACTTTCGAATCAAGTTCCCGATATCCGGATCATCCTCGATTACCAAAATATTTTTCATAAAAATTCCTTGTAATTAACAAAAAGCCGCAAAATCCTATTCATGCAAGTAAAAAACAATGCACAAAAAAAAACCAAGATCTTGGTCAACTTTAATCATCCAAGGTACATCCTTAAAACCAGATACCGTATCAAGAGAACTTGGAGTAAGTCCAGACTATTCGCACGATAGCAATACAACCAGCTTACAAGATAAGCAAACAATGCCTATTTGGCAATTGAACTCAAGACTCAAGCCGGACGCTACTCTCTCAGAACATCTCTGGGATATACTTGAAAGAATTGCACCTGCTCGTAAACTTTTGAAAGAGTGGTCTCAGGAAATGGAGATCGTTCTTTATACATCTGTTGAATTTTCGGATGCTGATGTTGACGGAATCAAATTGGAGCCAAGGCTTATGTTGCTTTTGGGGGATTTAGGTATCCACTTGGAATTCCTCCCTTGGCTAGAAGAGAGTGCATAGTCGGTGGAATTCTTTTGCGAGTTCTCTCATCCGATTGCAAGAATACAATATTTTGTAGAGAAAACCTGCGAATAAAATGATTCACAGAAGGGGACAAGCCCGCAAGTATAAGAACTCTTTTTTTCTCTTTTAGATCCTTAGCTAAGGTCATAAGTTTCGTGAGAAAGCTTAATGGCAAATATTTAACTCCGAACAAATCTATTCTAATGTGATTCCTTGTCTGGAAATACAACATGGCAAAAACTGAAGAAGCTTCTACCTCTATTTTCTCATCTACCTCATTGAATAAACAAACTAGCTCGATTGCATTCGCAACCTCACGAAATCGAAAATAGCGTAGTTTGCTTCTTGCCATTGCATACATTTTATAACTATTTGATAATAAGTCAACCTATGAATCTATTACCTCGCGAAATTCAAATACTTAGATCCAAATTTCTTCGCTCAACGAGAGAATTTCTAGAGAAGGAAAATTTCATTGAAGTGGATACACCCTCATTCAAGAAAATCGTTGGAATGGAACCTTATCTTGATCCGTTCATAGTGCACTCAGAATCACATGAAGAGAATGGCTATCTAATCACAAGTCCTGAATATTCTCTAAAAATGGCACTGTCGAGTGGATTGGAACGCGTATACGAAATCGCTCATTGCTATCGTTCGGGAGAAAAGGGGAGTCCTATCCACACAGCCGAATTCTTAATGTTAGAATTTTATGCATCGAAAATGAATGAATTTGATATGATGGATTGCACGATTGCTTACATGTCGCATCTTCAGTCCCATTGGAAGAATTTTGGCTGGGATGAAATACCTGTTAGTCGCCTAACTAACATTCAGGTTTTTGAAGAAAGGACGGGACGTGGATGGCTAAGACGTGATCTTGAAGAGACCCTTCGTATCCATTCAATTCCTTTTCAAGAATCCGACAGATATGAAGATTTATATTTCCTGGTTTTTCTCAATTTGATTGAGCCACATTTACCGGCAGGTTTTGTTTTTCTATACGATTATCCTCCTGAATGTGCAGCGCTTGCAAAAGTGGAAAACGGAGTAGCTCGAAGATTTGAAATCTATTGGGATCAGATAGAAGTCGCTAACGCATTTAATGAGTTAGGTGACTCAACCGAACAAAGATTACGCTTAGAGAATGAGCAGAGATTGCGTGCTTCCCTCGGGAAAAAGGTTTTTGATTTGGATGAAGATTTTCTATCTTGCTTAGACTTGCATTTTCCTGAGGCGACTGGGATATCAATAGGATTAGATCGGCTTTTTATGAGAGCAATGAAATTGAACCATCTCAAAGATGTTAGTCCTTATCGTCTTTTTTTTGGTTGATATAAGTTAGGTAGTCTAGACTCTGTATTTTAATGACTAAATGTTCAGTCATTTTTTGGAGTCTCGATGAAATTATTTAAATACTTTGTAGATCGGCCTTTGTTTGTTCGAATCATGTTGGTTGGAATTGTTTTGATTTCCATTCAATCCATTACCAAAATGCAAAGAGATAGTTTCCCTCAAGTTGATTTGGGAACCATGATCATTACCACGAAATACTTGGGGGCTTCACCCAAGGATGTGGAAGAAAACGTAACGAGATTGATTGAGGATGAGCTCAAAGGAGTTGCAGGTATCAAAACCTTTAACTCAACATCGCAAGAAAACGTTTCTAGCATTGTAGTTGAAATCGATATTGATTTTCCCAACCAAGACGAAGTAAAAGATGAGATCCGCCGAGCAGTGGAGCGGGTCACTGATTTGCCTTCTGAAGTCAAAGAAAGACCTCAAGTTCGAGATCTGAAAGCTACAGAATTTCCTGTTCTCAGTATTGGAATTTCTGGTAAGGATCTTCCGTATGCGACGCTCCGAGAGACTGCGAAGCAAGTGGAGAAAGAAATTAAACGAATCTCCGGAGTATCGCAAGTAGACAAATATGCGTATCGTGACAAAGAGTTTCTAGTTTATACAGATCCACAGAAGCTTAAGAATTCCTATATTGGAATCGCTGATGTTCTGCAGTCGATTTCTTCAAGAAATATAAGGGCAACAAGCGGAAATTTAGAAGCGGGCAATTCACAGAGAAACATTCTTACGATCGCTGAGTTTAGATCCATGGAAGATATTCGAGAAACGATTATTCGATCAGAATTTGGTGGGGGAACGATTCGTGTAAAGAACGTTGCTGAAGTCGAAGAGGGATTTGAAGATGAATTGATGCGCACCTATTTCAATGGTAAGCAAGGAATCACTCTCACTGTCAAGAAGTCGTCGACCGAAGATTTGATTCGATTGGTAGATAAAATAAAAGAATACATTGATGCAAAGAAGCTGCAAATACCTGAGGGTGTTGAGCTATCCATAGTTTCTGATGCGTCACGTGTTGTTAGAAATAGGATTGAGGTAGTTGTCTCCAATGCCCTATTTGGATTTTTTCTGGTTGTCTGTATCATGATTTTTTTCATAGATATCCGGTCTTCCTTTCTCATTGCCCTTAGTATTCCATTTTCGTTCTTGGTTACTTTTATTTTGATGAATCGATTGGATCAGTCGATCAATGCCATCTCCTTGGTTGCAATGATCACGGCATTGGGTATGATCGTGGATCAGTCCGTTGTTGTTACAGAGAACTCTTTGTACTATGTGCAACGGGGGGGCGACAAAGCAAAAAATATTCTCAAAGGTACGATGGAAGTTGTAATGCCCATCTTTGCCAGTGTTTGTACTACTGTATTTGCGTTCATTCCGATGTTTGCTGTGACTGGCACCATGGGCAAGTTCATCAAGGCAATCCCTATAGTAGTGATTGCCTCACTCGTTGGTTCATTGCTCTATTCCTGGTTTTTTCTACCAAGCCTTGTCAATGAATATGGCAAAGCCCATTCGCATAAAGATGACAATTTCAGAAATCGACTGGAGCGAAGAATGAAGGGTTTCTACGAAACTACTTTAAGGGCAACGCTCAGAATAAAGTATCTAAGTCTCGGATTGATTTTTCTCTTTCTAGTCATGACATTTCGTTTTGTTGGCCCCCAAGTTCGAATGAATCTGTTCCCCCCTGCGGGCGCTGATACGATCAACATAACTTTGGAGATGCCGGATTACTATTCTTTCAATGCCTCAGAAAAGGTAATTAATCAGATAGAAGAATTGGTTCTCTCGCTGTCGGAAGAAGAACTCTATTATACTACGAGTAAGATTGGAACCAATAACTTAAACAAACTGGCTGTTCCCATTGGCGGTGAGAAGCAACTCGCAGCAATTGAAGTAGGACTCACACCGGTATCAAAAAGAGAAAGGGAGGCAACAGAAATTGCTACAGAACTTCGCAATCGTATAGGTGATTTGAATTTACCTTTAGTTGAATTGGATGTTCAAGTTGTGAAACCCGGACCACCCGTTGGTAAGTCGATAGAAATTCGTGTTTTGTCAGATCGTAAAGATTTGAGAGAAAAATATACCCAGAAAGTGATTGAGTATCTTGAGCAAGTGAAAGGTGTTTATGATGTTGCTTCCAATGCCAAAATTGGTCGAGAGGAATATAAGATAGATTTGAACTATGCTACTCTCGGTCAAATGGGTTTGACCGTCCAAGATGTTGCAACGACTCTTCGCATAGCTTTTGATGGTATTGTTGCAACTTCCATCGTTCGCGAAAATGAAGAGATTGGAATTCGAGCCAAGTTCCCCGACAAGTATAGATCATCCCCCAAAAATATTTTGGATCTTGAAGTTCGCAATAGAACGGGAGCCCTCATTCCGTTGCGCTCATTTTCTAGTATTTCGACGATACGAGCTGATTCCAAAATCTATCATATTGAAGGAGAGGTAACTACTTCCATCACAGCGAATAGTGAGCCTGATGTGATCCCCAAAGAAGTTGTGGATGCAACTCTTGCCAATTTTGCAAAAGAACTAAAAGAGATTCCTGAA contains:
- a CDS encoding amino acid--tRNA ligase-related protein produces the protein MNLLPREIQILRSKFLRSTREFLEKENFIEVDTPSFKKIVGMEPYLDPFIVHSESHEENGYLITSPEYSLKMALSSGLERVYEIAHCYRSGEKGSPIHTAEFLMLEFYASKMNEFDMMDCTIAYMSHLQSHWKNFGWDEIPVSRLTNIQVFEERTGRGWLRRDLEETLRIHSIPFQESDRYEDLYFLVFLNLIEPHLPAGFVFLYDYPPECAALAKVENGVARRFEIYWDQIEVANAFNELGDSTEQRLRLENEQRLRASLGKKVFDLDEDFLSCLDLHFPEATGISIGLDRLFMRAMKLNHLKDVSPYRLFFG
- a CDS encoding ABC-F family ATP-binding cassette domain-containing protein; its protein translation is MILLSAQSVTKSIGPKTLFTDVNLGISEGEKMAIIGTNGSGKSTFLRILLGKEEIDKGQIVRNKELKIAALLQDPPYVPTESIQDHILKTDNRLFAAIRNYEIACEALEHDHSESAESKFNDAMAEMDRMNAWETETNFQSMLKELGIDDLDKKMSELSGGMRKKVEIVKLILEDSNLLVLDEPTNHLDVETILWLENYLLETDKAILIITHDRYFLDRVVDKIVEIDRKKIRVFDGKYGDYLEKKNEIREVEERLEEKAKSFLRKEIEWLRRQPKARGTKQKARIQRYEEIDNREKYAVDKKLELGSIASRQGKTILEVKNLTKAFAERSILSSFTYHFKKSERLGIVGPNGSGKSTFLNLIAGRIEPDSGSIKPGINTIFGYFDQMSAELDPTMKVVDYIKKKSGDSITLEDGTKITASKLLERFLFPGEIQYSPIEKLSGGEKRRLYLVEILMKNPNFLLLDEPTNDLDIQTLSVLEEFLIDFPGCVILVSHDRYFMDRIANSLLVFGEKGELIQSHLSYSEYLDESKKSKSKDSISSGSGSLNSISKDESNNDDASDKNGSHGNPKSVTSGNLAKSSSENFDGKNPSNLSQSDSKTSAQSQAVKDKPKLSYKVERKIKELEKLIANSETKKSEIESQMIEHTSNPSKLLEFSKEIENLNLIINNSLEEWEKLQT
- a CDS encoding response regulator transcription factor: MKNILVIEDDPDIGNLIRKSLDSSHYTTVIQSTGEEGLKHYKVSHPDLIILDLSLPDLDGMDVCRSIRKTDESTPIFILSARTEEIDRIMGLELGADDYITKPFSVRELKTRVDVFFRRWDKKIGIKPNIGSGGEIIRGALKIDPIRRRVTLNENIINISRKEFDILQLLASSPGKVFSREMILESVWGVEWDGFERMIDSHIKRIRSKLEKNSAQPEWIETIWGIGYRFSDNYDNIIIPD
- a CDS encoding efflux RND transporter permease subunit — encoded protein: MKLFKYFVDRPLFVRIMLVGIVLISIQSITKMQRDSFPQVDLGTMIITTKYLGASPKDVEENVTRLIEDELKGVAGIKTFNSTSQENVSSIVVEIDIDFPNQDEVKDEIRRAVERVTDLPSEVKERPQVRDLKATEFPVLSIGISGKDLPYATLRETAKQVEKEIKRISGVSQVDKYAYRDKEFLVYTDPQKLKNSYIGIADVLQSISSRNIRATSGNLEAGNSQRNILTIAEFRSMEDIRETIIRSEFGGGTIRVKNVAEVEEGFEDELMRTYFNGKQGITLTVKKSSTEDLIRLVDKIKEYIDAKKLQIPEGVELSIVSDASRVVRNRIEVVVSNALFGFFLVVCIMIFFIDIRSSFLIALSIPFSFLVTFILMNRLDQSINAISLVAMITALGMIVDQSVVVTENSLYYVQRGGDKAKNILKGTMEVVMPIFASVCTTVFAFIPMFAVTGTMGKFIKAIPIVVIASLVGSLLYSWFFLPSLVNEYGKAHSHKDDNFRNRLERRMKGFYETTLRATLRIKYLSLGLIFLFLVMTFRFVGPQVRMNLFPPAGADTINITLEMPDYYSFNASEKVINQIEELVLSLSEEELYYTTSKIGTNNLNKLAVPIGGEKQLAAIEVGLTPVSKREREATEIATELRNRIGDLNLPLVELDVQVVKPGPPVGKSIEIRVLSDRKDLREKYTQKVIEYLEQVKGVYDVASNAKIGREEYKIDLNYATLGQMGLTVQDVATTLRIAFDGIVATSIVRENEEIGIRAKFPDKYRSSPKNILDLEVRNRTGALIPLRSFSSISTIRADSKIYHIEGEVTTSITANSEPDVIPKEVVDATLANFAKELKEIPEVTMSFGGEAEKSQESFRSLVIAFFLGFIAIYLAIVLLFESFSQPILVLLAVPFGLVGVLWSFFLHGLPFSFLAAIGVIGLSGIVVNNSIMMLEFINKFFPKGETIRRTKYARRKDKLKVIQGSGRRLRPIVITTATTVLGLLPTGYGIGGSDPFLEPMVLALAYGIISSTFITLYGIPVLFLVNRDLIWIVGKFKRLIKNSFGLILKSYNPSTK
- a CDS encoding DUF4279 domain-containing protein yields the protein MHKKKPRSWSTLIIQGTSLKPDTVSRELGVSPDYSHDSNTTSLQDKQTMPIWQLNSRLKPDATLSEHLWDILERIAPARKLLKEWSQEMEIVLYTSVEFSDADVDGIKLEPRLMLLLGDLGIHLEFLPWLEESA
- a CDS encoding STAS domain-containing protein, which produces MARSKLRYFRFREVANAIELVCLFNEVDEKIEVEASSVFAMLYFQTRNHIRIDLFGVKYLPLSFLTKLMTLAKDLKEKKRVLILAGLSPSVNHFIRRFSLQNIVFLQSDERTRKRIPPTMHSLLAKGGIPSGYLNPPKAT